The Streptomyces sp. GSL17-111 genomic sequence ATCTGCGACGGGATGCCCGGTGACGATCCGCTCATGGTCGGCTTCTGCGTCGCCCACCACAGGTCGATGATCGGCGCGCGGCCCATCCGCGCGAGCGACTCCAGGCCGGGCAGCGCCTCCTTGGCCGCCGTGGTCACCTCCCCGCCTTCGTCCACGAAAACGGTGATGCGCGGACGTTCCGGGGTCGGCGTGAGCGTGTCTTCGCCCTTGGGGATCAGGGACAGCCGCTCGGTCATCTCCGCGACCAGCTCCGCGACCAGGGCGACGACTTCGTCCGGCGTCGTCGCGACCCGCGCCCGGTGGTCCCACAGGCGGCCCTCCACCTGCTTGAGGTCGATGATCACCAGGCGGTGCGAGTCGCCCTCCGACGCGTCGTGCAGGAGCGGCCGGGCCGACCAGGACTTGCCCGAGCCGGACCGGCCCGCGATCAGCATGCGCTGACCGAGCGGCACCCGGACGTCCTCCCCGGTGATCGTGTCCACGCCGAAGGCGGCGCCGGGCGTCCACGCGAGGTTGGCGCCGTCGGCCGCGCTGCGGGTCCGCAGGGTCAGCGTCGCCCAACCGCCGCGCGTCCCGGGCTGAATGCGCATCGGCAGCGCGGTCCGCGCACCGAGCAGGGCCCGCACCTGCGCCTCGGCCGCCTTCAACTTCTCGACGGTCCAGGCGCCATCCAGCCGGACCTCGGCCACGATCCCCGCCGGGGTGATGGCCGGGGGAGTGGTCACCGTGCCCGACAGGCCCCGGTCGCCCGCGTGCTGCACCCACCACGACGGGTCAAGCCGCTCCATGAGCTGACGCTCCTCGGCGGTCGCCTCGTCGTCCACCATCACGGTGATCTGACGGCGCCCGACCAGGACCGCCGCCGCGTTGCCCGCGATGAGCGCGGCCGACGTCGCCACCGGCCACGGCGACGCCATCGCGTAGGAGGCGGCCCCGGCCGGGACCGCGTGCCCGGCGTGCGACCAGGTCGCCACCGTCGCCAGCGTCGCCGGGTACTGCTTCCGCGCCGACTTCAGGTCACCCTTGGCCTTGTTCCGGCCCTTCCGCGCCGCCTTGTCAGCGACCCGCGCCGCCCGGCGAGCAGCCGCGAGCGGGTTGTGCGAGTCCTTCCGGGCCCGCGTCATATCGGCGCGCGCCCGAGCCGCCAGCGCCCGCGCCGACGTGTGGTTGCGCTGAGCCTCCATCAGCGCC encodes the following:
- a CDS encoding FtsK/SpoIIIE domain-containing protein, which encodes MDRKAVWSKIAGSTKTARLVAGRVNTATVRVLDAAAPACAPLAARWDAEADRRRKLRTPEHLKALMEAQRNHTSARALAARARADMTRARKDSHNPLAAARRAARVADKAARKGRNKAKGDLKSARKQYPATLATVATWSHAGHAVPAGAASYAMASPWPVATSAALIAGNAAAVLVGRRQITVMVDDEATAEERQLMERLDPSWWVQHAGDRGLSGTVTTPPAITPAGIVAEVRLDGAWTVEKLKAAEAQVRALLGARTALPMRIQPGTRGGWATLTLRTRSAADGANLAWTPGAAFGVDTITGEDVRVPLGQRMLIAGRSGSGKSWSARPLLHDASEGDSHRLVIIDLKQVEGRLWDHRARVATTPDEVVALVAELVAEMTERLSLIPKGEDTLTPTPERPRITVFVDEGGEVTTAAKEALPGLESLARMGRAPIIDLWWATQKPTMSGSSPGIPSQIAPQLSTVVSLAVSTPTEARTVLGEDAQARGWHAESLPAPGYALVRSGPDSKPHPVRTRALSPREVVALPDRPVWRRESAAVSASVPVESARPTLTLVKDPAADATAASVPAPRSDAESAVLDAVRAGATRQKQVVEASGLAKGTVSKAVGRLVERGELLRAEDGSLSIAAGEVSA